TTTAATGCATTTAACCTTATGCTTTTAGTTCTTTGGCTTGAGATTTCTTGAAGTCTTAGGTTTTAGGTGCTGGAGATAGGTTGGATTGATGGTCTCTGATTTCCTTCAGTGATGGTGATCTTGAGAAGAAGATGGATGTAGTTGGTAGTGAAGGATTAAGTGAGGGACCTTTTAGCATTTTTACTATTGTTTTATGCCCTAGAGCTGTTTATCCACTCCGCTTCAAGCCTAATAATTTAGGTTTAGTAGGTTATGTATCTTTAGTTTTGAActctttaaatttctttgtttGTTGGGCCATTGGTCCATATTCTCTAAACTGTTTTAGACTTTTTACTTGTATTCAAACTCCTTATGTACTTTCATTTAGCTATTGAGTCTTATAATCCAGCAATTTGGCTAAATAacctatttttatattcttttcaatttcatccaattcttctaaaaatttcaaaactagATGCatacttcattttcttttaaaaatactaagaGAATAAGTCAATAATTGAAAGAAACACACTCTTTTTGTTTCTCTCAAAGTGAAGTAAAATGGACAACTAAGTCCATTgatcaatatcaaaatctaCCCATTGCAAatcaattcaaaatcaaaatcaaaatctctACTTCAAAGtctattgatctataatttagtttcaatttatgaatttaaattcataatcaTCATGTACATGCTTGCCAACTGTTCTCATTACTAGACTCCACTACAACTCCCTCTTGGTGGTCGATCCATACAATGCACTATTTTTTATGCTCTTGATATAATTAAGTGAtcctttttaataatttttgtcTAATCCAAGGATAGCTATAATATCTTAAAGTTTTCTATAACATTGTAGACTTTGCTTATTTCtttgtgtaaatttataatgttCCTTACCAGCAATTTGAGATTAGAGCATAGTTGATGTTGAATCTAAAGGATTTACTATTGGATTGataactttattaattaattatcttgaTAGTAAGTAGCATCTAAATGTAAAAAATCTCATAACAGGAGCAAGGCCAGTTATGATACAATTGAAGGAAAATTGTAATGTATGTATAATGAAGCTTAAccttaaaacaaaacaaagagGGCTATTTGTACTCTAACACTAAGAGAATGGAAAATACTATACTACCCTTACAATAAACATTGAATTATAGTGTTTAACATCCCCCCTCAAACTCATGATGCGATAGCAACAAGCATCGAGAGTTTGTCAGACAGAAAGCGAAAACATGAAGCAGTTAAACATTTTGTAAATAAGTCTGCAAGCtgtaaggaagaaaaaaataaaaggcaaTGTCAAGGTGCCATTTTGAAGATGATGACAGGTAATATAACAGTTGATTTTGATATGCTTGGTCCGTTCATGAAAGACCGAATTGTGTGCAATCTGAATAGCACTCTTATTATCACAATGTAAATGAATCGGTTGCGCAGAAAGACACCCATATCAGCAAGCAACCATTGCAACCAAACTATTACACAAGTAGTGGAAGCCATAGCGCGATATTCAACCTCCATGGAGGATCGGGAAATGATGTCCTGCTTCTTACTTTTCCAAGAGATAAGAGAATCacttagaaaaatacaaaatccAGTAGTTGATTTGCGGTCAATGGGATCACCGGCCCAATCAGCATCAGAGTAAGCACATAACTCTAAAGATGAAGtagatgaaaataaaagagtcTTAAACTGAGTGTCGCGGAGGTATctcaagatatgaagaacagcAGCCCAATGAACTGTAGTAGGAGAAATAACAAACTGACTGACTATATGAACAGCATATGCGATATCAGGACGAGTGATAGTAAGATAAACCAGACTTCCAACAATAGTCCGATATAAACTCAGATCTGGCAGAGGAGAACCATCAGAAGTAGAATAACGATCATTGAGCGCAATCGGAGTATCAACAGTCTTATTATTAGAAAGACGAGCACGCTTAAAAATATCAGAAATATACTTAGATTGAGAAAGGAGATACCCTTTAGGAGAGGAAGCAACTTCAATACTCAAGAAGTAACGAAGGGGACCTAGGTCCTTCATAGCAAAGCAACGAGTCAGTTCAGACTTCAATATACTAATTCCGACAACATCATCACCTGTAAtaatcatatcatcaacatataagGAAAGCAAGATTGGACCAGCTGAAGTACATTTGGACCAATTAGTGCAGAGTCATGGTTGCTAGGATAAAAGCCAAGTGAAGTAATCACAGTAGTAAACTTCTCAAACCAGGCGCGAAGAGCCTGTTTGAGACCATAAAGAGCCTTCCTAAGTTTGCAATCTTCACTATCATGATCAAGGCCAAGAGGAGGAACCATATAAACTTCTTTATGGAGGTCTTCATTCAAAAAGGAATTTTTAACATCCATTTAAGTTATATTCCAATGACAAATAGAAGCAACAGCAATAAGAGTTCGAACTGTAGTCATTTTAGCAACGGGAGCAAAAGTTTCCTTATAATCCAGACCATATTCCTGAGAATAACCCTTAGCCACTAGACGAGCTTTATATTGTTCAATAGACCCATCAGACTTGGTTTTAATCTTATAGACCCAACGAGAACCAATAGTACGTTTACCTACAAGAAGAGACACTAAATCCCAAGTACGGGTTTGATGAAGAGCAGTCAGTTCCTCAGCCATAGCATGCTGCCAAAGTGGATCAAGAATCGCTTCTTTGAAAGATAGAGGCTCAGAAAGGCGATGAATAGAAGCTAGAAAAGAGACAAAAGAACtcaaataataagaataatcaAAATCAGGCTGTTTAGTGGACTTACGATTTCGTACAAGATAGCGAGGTTCGATAGTATCCGCAGTCTTAGGAGATGATTAGGCAGAGATTATAGTGGAAGAGCCAATAGAAGTGTCAGAAATACCAGTAGAGGATAGCTCATTAATATCAGTAGCAAAAGGATCAATATGAATAAGATCAGACATAGATATATTGTGAGAACGATTAGGAAttgtaaaataaggaatatgttcaagaaaaacaacatgacGAGAAACATATAACTTATGACTGACTAGATCAAAATAACGATACCCTTTTTTACCTGCATTATaaccaagaaaaacaaatatgGTAGATCGAGATGTTAACTTACTACGTTCAACATGAGGAAGAAGAACAAAACATGTAGAACCAAAGACAAGAAGGGAAGAATAATCTAGAGGACGACTATATAACCCTTCATAGGGAGACAAGCCAGAATTATGAGAACTAGgaattttgttaattaaaagaacagaAGTAAGAATTCCCTCCCCCTAAAATTCACTAGGGATGCTAGCAGATAACAGAAGTGATCGTGCAGTTTCAAGGATCTGCCTATGTCTTCTTTCAGCAACTCCATTTTGTTCAGGAGTATCAGTGTAAGAAGTCTGAAAAATTGTACCATCTAAAGCAAGTAGGTCCTTAAAAGCATGAGAAGTATTCTCTCCCCCCAAGTCATATCTAAAGCATTTAATAACAGCTGAATGTTGGGTTTTCACAAGAGATCGAAAATCATTATAAATACCAAAAAAGTCTAAACTACGTTTCATAAGATAAATCCAACAATAACAAGTgcaatcatcaataaaagataCATAATAACGAGAACCCCCTTTTGTAGAGACATGAGAGGGTCCCCATACATCATAATgaataagataaaaaagagCAGCAGATATAGTAGTACTTTTAGGAAAAGACAATGCAGTAAACCTTGCTAGTTTACAGCCATTGCAATTAGAAATATCATGAGTTTTTAAATTTCCTAAAGCCCCTGTAGAGACTAAAAATTGCAAACAAGACACAGAGACATGGCCAAGGCGAGAATGCCAGAAATAAAACACAGATGAAGAGGGACTCAAACGAAAGGATGAAAAATTCACACCAGGAACAACTGCCGTAGTATGAGGAGTTTTGAGCTGATCTAATACATAAAGTCCTCCTTCTCTATGGCCGATCCCAATCACCTTCTGAGAATTTGGATCCTGAAAAGaacaagcaaaagaagaaaaagaaattgagcaTCTAGTATCACATATCTGACCAACAGAGGCAAGATTCAAAGCAAGACTAGGAATGTGATAAACATTAGATAAGGACAGAGAATGTGTAATAACTGAACCAACACCTTGCAATGGCATAGGTGTACCACTAGCACTCATAAAAGGAACTGAAACCTTAGGAGTTAGAGAAGTAAAAGATGACAAATTAGGTGACATATGATTTGAAGCACTAGAATCTAGAATCTAAGAGGAAGGGGATATACTTAAGACATTAGATGACAGACCTATTTGAAAGGAAGCTGACATGGCATGAGGCTGAGATGTAAGGAACTGTTGAAACTGCTCAATCATAGATGGATCCAAGGAGGAGGATGTTGACAGTGTATTGTGAGGACAAGGTAGAAGAGGAGGTCCATTATGAAGAGTCGGTGGTCAATAAGACCACTGATGAGATTGCTGCTGTTGTTGCTGCTTTCTTCTGCCCAATTTTGGACACTGAGATTTTTAATGACCTTTTTGCTCACCAAACCACATTTATCACAAGCAACAGACCAATATATGATCTGAACTGAGACTTAAAGTCTGATTGAGGAGGCATGGCAAAGACAAATAGAGTGGGAAATGAAGAAACCTCTTTTACACCAGAAGACTTAAGACGAATTTTCTTCACCTAAAAGTTCACTAACAACAGAGTCAACAGAAGGTAGTGGTTGACGATGCAGAATAGACCCACGAAGTCCCTCAAACTCATCACGAAGAGCCATTAAAAACTGTACCAAACTCTACTCCTCTCTTCGTGTAATATAAGCCCCAAAGGCTCGTAATTAAGCAGGTTTTGTGAGAGCTAATTGATCCCATAAATCTGTCATAGCATCATAAAATTCCTGAATACTCATATTTTTTGGTGTTAAACTTTTTCTCAACTCATCATTTATCAAGATTTTAGAACAAAAAGGATTTTGTGAGTCATCTTCACTTCCCACATCCTCCATTGTGCTCTCAATTCTTTTCACTTCTTTGATCTCTAGGATTACTTTCTTCCTAAACTCCTCCACTACTTCATCTATAATCTCAACTCTCACACAAGTAGCTTCTTCCTTATCCTTATGCTTGATAGATCGAAAAACATTCAGCTTCACTTCATCATATCCAACTCAATACAAGATTACTATTGAAGACATCAATGATGATCTTGTTGGTCATCATGAAAGGTCTCCCTAAGATGATTggaactatttttatatttttcacaaTTAAGACAATAAGAtccattaagaaaaagaatttgcCCATTTAACGAGGACATCTTCTACAACTTTTAGTGGTTGCTTCATTGAAAATCCGCAATTTAGAGGCACACTCTTGTTAGTCGCATTTCGCCTAGTCCTAGCTTTCTAAAAACAAATAtagacataaaattaatacttgCACCTAAATCTAGTAAGcttttttaaattcaacatTACCAATAGTGTAAGGAATAGCAAACTCTCTCGATCTTGAAGTTTTTATGGCATCCGATTGAGCACAACTGCACTATAATTTTCTATCACTAAGATGGTGTCATACTCCTCTAATTTCTTCCTATCGAAGATAAGCTCCTTGCATCTCCAAGTTATGGGTTGAGGAAGAATGATGCCTTgcaatttgatatatttttgcTTCTAAATTCTCATGCTTGTCATTGGTGGCATTAACAACCTTCTCTAAAGCAACTTCCCAATCTTGCTTCCTTTCCTAGGCTTGGAAATTAAGAGTTATAATTCGATTGTTGAAAACTGGGATGAGCTTGGGGTCTTTGAATATTAGGTTGATTGCCTTATCCAAAGTTtagatgatttctccattagGTTATAGGTGTTCAAATAAGGGTTTTTGACTTGCCGGTTTGCAAAGTTTTTAACATAACTCGCTCGCTTGCTCCAGTGAAAATGAGGAAAATGGATTTCCCACTTGACAATCTATGCTTGTATGACAATTACCCCCACACAACTCACAAACCAAAAAATGTGTAGCATTAAATAGTATTATAATTCATAGAGCTTCCTTGCTCTGTTAAATTAGCACTTTGAGCTTGTAAGGTTGTCAACACGTCCACCTCAATCTTCCCTCCTCTCTTAGGCATCTCGGTCCTCTCATTTATCCATCTATAACTGTTTGATACCATTTCTCTATCAATTCATAACCCtcatttacttatttcttCATCTCTAGTTGAAGAAACCAACCCATAGTAAAAATTGCTCATGATGTGGACAATGCCTCAAAAGATCCTTATATCTCTCATAAACATCATACAATGTTTCATCCCTTTCCTgtctaaaatttgaaattttggaCCTCAACTTGGATGATTTTGCTAGTGAAAAATATTTGCTAAGAAAACACTTCACCAACTCATCCCAAGTGGTAATTATTCTCGGTTGCAGCAAGTTCAACCAAATCCTTACTTTATCTCAAAGAATGAgaggaaaaatattaaatgaatcGCATCTTCGCTCAGTCCGTTAATCTTGAATGTGGCACATATATCCAAAGATAATTGTATATGTTCATTTGTGTCTTCGTTAGCCAACCCATGAAATAAGGAACCTTGAACCATTTGAATGATCGCCggctttatctcaaaattactTGCTTCCACCTTTGCCTTTCAGATACTATTTTGCTCTCATTGGGAAAAAGGTACAATGAAGTCCATAATCTGCCTCTCATTCTCCAATGGTGTTCCATATTGCTCATTAGGTGCTCTAGGAAAATGATTCTCTTGATGAGCCATAATTATTAACCATGGTGGTGTTCCTATCAAAGCTCTATTCAATCGAAATATTCTTTCTATTTCCGGATCAAAAGGCATAAGCgcattatcaaatttttttattcttcgtATGCACTAACACAAGTACCtataatcaataaaagaaaacaaaatgttAGATTACTAGCAACTAACTTGGTATCAATATCACAAAAACAATCCCCGACTGCGCCAAAAACTCGTGAAATTTTCGAAGTGTACAGATCACATAAAGTAATGAAGTGACAGTAAAGTATCATCTCACGAGGTTTAAAATTATGAGTACTGAAATTAATTAGCTAACTAATATCTAACAATTGATATtagattaaaagaaatgaaaaatcaaCTTTAGCACTACTTTAAACtactaaattatattctaGCTAATTGAGATAAATGGAGAGTCGCAAGTTTAAGGATTACTAAGGCGTAATGGTCTCACTAAGATCATATTGGGTTTTACTTGAGTTAATTAAATGCTCCTAATTTATAGTGCTTCACCTACCTAAATTAGTTACATTAACCCTTATCTATAATTGATTAACTCCTACCTTTAATCTCTAGAGGATTCACTCATTTTCTTGAGGGAAACTCTCACCTATTCATATAAGAAATACTTACAACTCACAAATCTTAAAAGCTTACAAGGCACAATTAGGCAAAAGAGTGACACTTGAGGTCTAAGAGGCATCTTTATCTAGAAAACTCCcaagaaaattatttcatCAAGCACTTTGGGTGCAAACCTCTCAATCAACACCTCAAGCagaaataaattcatatttattagccaaacaaaagaaaatagcaaTTATAACAGAAAAGTtgagcataaaaataaaaggatttcaaattaattaaactcaaAGTAAAATCCAATATTCACAAAGTTAACCCATAACCCTAGCAATGATTTAGTTGTTCCTTATCAAAAGTAGACTctccaagaaagaaaacaaagaatatAAAGTTATTACAAGATTATAAGATCACAGAGCACAAGAATTTAACCAAATTTCAGATAATAAACTAAGAAATAATAGCTTTGCTCTCTAACTTCACTTGTaaagcttttaatttttacttctCTTTTGAAATCACCACTTTAAAACTTGATTTTCAACCCCCAATCTTCATCCATAAGGAAAAATCTATCAAGTTTATcctttttttagtatttatactaggtttttattcttttcgTTGACAACTCCTTAGTCCTTCCTTATCCTAAGTGTCTAAATGATGGGTATTTATATGCCTCCTTGATATTGCCTATGTGTCCTTCAATTAAAATGAAACTTCCAGCTTGACACGGACTGTGTTAGTTTTGTGCATAAAGTGACACGGATAGTGTCAGTGTGTGAAGAATCACTTAAAGTTGAACCCGCGTGACATGGGTCGTGTCACTTTTCTTTATGGTTCAACAATTCATGTCACAAAACGGTGGCTTCCCAAGAGACTGACATGGACCATGTCATTTTCCTTCATTAGTTGATACAAACCGTGTCACAACCTAATAGCTTTTCTTCAAAGTGACACGGCCTGTGTtgcttttctttataaaatgaCATGGACTGTACCAGACACTTTATCACACAAAGgtcttgaattcttgatgcATTTTTGTCCCTTCATGCTAATCCCTTCTTTTACACcctttttccttaatttttcttctttttctcaatcctacaataatgaaaatagaagGTGTGAGAATGATTATATTCATCTTAATCCACATTAATTTCTATAGATTTAGGTTccaaatatgtataatttgtAGGTGAAATACCCCATACATCACTCGGGCATGTCATTGCCATTGTTTCTTATCATGCCATTGTCATTGTCGTTGCTGCCAATCATAAACGAAGCTGATTATATCAACTGAATCAATCGATCCGGTCCAATTTTAAAACACTCTAGTCTACTAATGGCACACATGTTTGAACGACGCCACCACTAATATGGCCAAAgacaaagtaaaaaaaaaaaaaaaaaaaaccttatgCACTTGCCTATTTATCAAGGGATGTAAAGTTGATGCATTTgtagaaatagaaatataaagaacAGATGTAAACCAAGCCTATGCATCAAGTGGATATGATTTTGTTAGAAACTACAATTAATAGGATTGTGGATGGGTGAAA
The sequence above is drawn from the Ricinus communis isolate WT05 ecotype wild-type chromosome 7, ASM1957865v1, whole genome shotgun sequence genome and encodes:
- the LOC107261655 gene encoding uncharacterized mitochondrial protein AtMg00810-like, translating into MDVKNSFLNEDLHKEVYMVPPLGLDHDSEDCKLRKALYGLKQALRAWFEKFTTVITSLGFYPSNHDSALIGPNDLGPLRYFLSIEVASSPKGYLLSQSKYISDIFKRARLSNNKTVDTPIALNDRYSTSDGSPLPDLSLYRTIVGSLVYLTITRPDIAYAVHIVSQFVISPTTVHWAAVLHILRYLRDTQFKTLLFSSTSSLELCAYSDADWAGDPIDRKSTTGFCIFLSDSLISWKSKKQDIISRSSMEVEYRAMASTTCVIVWLQWLLADMGVFLRNRFIYIVIIRVLFRLHTIRSFMNGPSISKSTVILPVIIFKMAP